The window TTCATTATGAATGATGGCagaacaaactttttttaaataaaaataataaattaaaacctcatgacaagaaagaaaaactacagtTAAGAGTCTCAGAATACACCAAAGGTTATAGATGTTCATGGTAGTCTGAAGCCTAATGAATGTTCTGTTGGTCATTTACCGTATCAAGTACATGTCCCTACCGATGAAGTAAAAACACTGCAACAAGCAAACATGACAATTTGACACCACCTACAGGAGAAAGTAACAGGAGAGAATCAAACCTGATTCCATGGTAAACACTCTCAGCACCTAAATACCAACCATCACCAAtccaaaataattttaaaagtaTCTCAGATAAAAATACACTTTCTTTCCAAAGCCctcatacatgcacacacacaaatgattgtTCAATTTCTCAACTCTCCGCCGAATTTCTGCCACGTGTCTTATGCCAGCGgtcagaggtggagagaggagaagagcttCCTGGGAACTCCGCAGTCCACGAGTTTTCCGGCGAGGGCCTGTTGTGGAGTTTCATTCCTGAGAGGAGCACTGTTCTCTTTGTCCGCCATTAAACCCCCGTAACACTTTCTACACACCGCCTGATATTTGTCTGCTCCGCCGATCACTTCCACCTTTGACACAGATAAACAATagttgttaaaaatatatattcaagtATTTTAAGATTCATGCAGCAACAGAGATGagtaaaattaaaagaacaaaaagtaaaaaggcCTTGTTCAGACCTGGTTACAACaagatccgatcacaagtgaaCAGCTTCAATTTTGTCAGTTTTAATGCCTGAGGGGAACTGCCGTTTACCATGTGTCCTTGTGACTTGAGGTCATATCGCACTTCCCCGCTCTacatataaaaatgtacatCATTCCTGTTTGAAGACTAAATGTTGTTTTGAGTCAGTCCGACTATGTGTCTGTTGTCGAATCCATGTGCTGCATGCACCTTTACAATGACATTAGTTTTGAcccatttggggaaaaaagtagaAAATCGATATGTAGCGATAatcagtgtaaaaatattttcggttcattatgaaacttttGCCTTTGCATTCAAACTGCGAAAAATAATATGGCAATGTGTCCAATACCACCTCTGGATGTGGTCTGGGATCAGATCTTAAAtgtgtcctcagtgtgtctTTATTGCATTCACACCTATTAtagctgtccacttgtgattaAATCACCTGACATGGATGTTAATACCGGCTCTGAACAGGGCCCAAGTGTAGTGAAGCAATTTAATTTACAGCTTATTAATGTAAATTtgcctcctcacctcctgctcTGCTCCTATCCTCTTGGTGTAGGCAGCTTCTTTGTAACACTGCATGCAGACGGCGTGGAGCTTCACCACGCTCTCCGCGAGAGGAACAAGATTCAGGATGTTTCCAAATGGCTGTGGGAATGCACAGGACGGCAGAAAAACTGGTCAGGCATAACTTCATTACCGGGACAGAACAGACACTGTATAGGGTGAAATAAAGAGTGCATTGAACTGTCTGTTAAAGTGCTTTGCCTGCAGATTGTTCACAGCCCACCCTCAAAAATGTGTTCCTTGTTTTTGACATCTTGTTGTGTCTACACTCGGTCTGACCCCTCAGCATTCACAGTGTCTGTTTGTTAATATGAAGTGTTTGCCAGCATCACGCTGACATGTAGAGACAAACTCAGATACTTGCCTTTCTCTGGAAGGTTCCATCCAAGGCAGCTACAATGACCGTCTTTCCCAAATTGGCCATCTCCTCACAAAACTCCACTGTGTCTAGAAACTACAGCAGCACAATAGAAGCACAGATTTTAGAGGGTGACGACTTCCTCCTGTCACATCTTAGGCCAATATAAATCCTGGATCACAACATGTTAAGTCAAAGACCTGAACTTATGGTTCCTCTAAATTAACACTCTCCACTAGTCCAGACATTAAGAGAGCCTGGTCTCCCTGGTTGTGAAATctttaagaggaaaaaacacagtttatATATACACTTACAAACTGTCCTTCGTCAATTCCAATGACGCAGGCGTTCAGTGCCAGAGACCTCACTTCTCCCAGACTATTGGCTGGTACTGCCTCCATTGTGTTTCTGTAAAGATTGACAAAATAAAGGtgagaaaaattaataaataaaacagttaaGGAAAGGTACCTGataaatattttatactttaatATCATTATCAACCAGCTTCCAAAGAATGTCACCACTAGTGGTCAGCTTTTGCTCGGGTATCATGATCACAttggagaaagacaaaacacttcTCTCCGTCTAACCCATTTCAAATGCAATCAATGCAAGTCCTTGTTTCATTCCATCCCATTTCCAAAGATGCAAATTGTATGATTTAAAATACACCATTTGTATATTATCGGATCCCAACCATGTGATTTGTCGAACAGTCTTTCAGTGGATCCAACCTCGGCTGCACAAATTTCCTTTCTATTCTTTGCTCTACAATTTGTAATAAGGCATAAGCAAATGAATATAATCTCTTATTTTGAGTGACAGCCCTCTTACCTCATGTTGCATTAGTTGAGGTTGTTAAATCTCATACACTGCCatacacaaattaaaactaaaCTGTTTAACATCTCCAAACACATGAACAACTTACTTGTCGTGTGTAGCCATGCCTTTGTCCGAATAGCGTGTGTCTTTGGCGTATTTGATCACCAAGCAGTGATACTGGGCTATCTGGAAACGTCGCACTCTTCTCATCAGTTCAGTGCTGCAAAGTAAAAGACAGAagagcagttttgtttttgtttcagtcatGTGTAATGTGTCAGTGGCCCACCGAACAGAGATTTCATTCTAATACTACACCATATAAACATGTGTGGTAATGAACATTGTGTATCGTGTTTAGTGTAATGTAATTAGAATCGTGTGTGTTATAGGGAACATAGAGCAGTAGGCAGACGGTACAGATGGGAGctgaataaacaatgcagcagATTTGGCGGGACGGTGGAGTCTGGGCGctcagtgttgtttttacactACTGTAAACGGTGAGTGAAAAAGGATCAGCCAGCCTCGCTGATGAAGACACACGCTGTTGTGATTTTGTGGATGAATAACTCACCTTTTTCCTGAAAACATCGGCCCGAAGATGacctgcagacagcagcagagggaCTGTTAACGTCTCGGGAATATACGAAATTGCGCTTTCATTTAAGTGCACAGGTAAGTCAACGTTAGCTTTGAGTCACGCTTGCCTAGTTTAAACTGTCCGTGGAGGTTACTGTTACGATTTAATGTAAACTATAATGTTAGATTATTCTGACACCCACCTGAATTTGTCCCCGGGCTTTCCTCGGCGAGTTTGGAAGAACTCTCGGAAAATCCACACAGTCCATTTTTATTCAAAGAGGCGGAATTTATAAAGGTGCcgctaacaaaaaaaaagtgttacagGTGATTTGTTCTCTTAGAAGCTGCGGCTCTGGAAAAATAAGTTGAATGTGGCGCGCAAGCAACAACCGGTGGCTGGTTTTATACCGGAAATACATTTGACCAATGGGAGTAGAATCAACAGCTCTGACGTTTGTCTTTAGGCTTTACACCCTCCTCCATCCTGACTCTGATTGGGTTAGGTTTAGTTATGACTATTTATGATTGGTTAGAGTTAGGGGGGGTATCCCGATAAGTCAATCAAAGGCAATGGTGGGGGCGGGTCTTCCTTCACCCGCGTCGATAAAAATAGCGCGTCTTTGTAACCGAACAGATGTTCCTGCcgtcgaccaatcagagcacagaTAACTGTGTTTGGCGCTCTGTCTGATTTGAAGCAAAGgcccaactctctctctcacattccTGAGGACAGTCTGGGgcaaaacttttaattttatattatgaagacagtataatatataaatacatacattggACCAAGACGCCAGGAAGAGATGTGAGATGAAGATGCTTTCAAAAACAATTCCATAtgtatagtttttatttaacttcatACAAAGTACAGTGAACAGAAGGTAGTAGGTAGTACAGTTCTAAACGTGTTGGATTAGAACGGTTCTGTAAATTTACTATATTTCAATATCTTTCTTCGTCCTTGTGATCCCACACTGACTCTTTGAAGTCGAGATCACAAGTCTGTGGTGGCCAGACCTTCTATTGCAGGActtgttcttctttctctgaTGAATCTGATAGGTCTCTATGACTCTGGCTGTATGAATTTGGGACCGATAGCACGCCTCCCTGTTGCAAATCCTGTGTAACCGGATTGGAGTGGAAACATGTTAATGGCCTAAAACGATTGCACATTACTGCATGACAAACCTGCATGGAGAGTAAAAAGTTTTACATGACACTTACTGTTGTAGCTTGGctaaaacaactttttttccctataGTACAGTTATGATAGGATAAAAACCTTAGGCTCTGTAAAGTCTATGGTGATACTGATAATAGTGATTGTCCCTGACAGACTGAAATAATTCCTAATGTATATTGAGTAACACtaaccctccaccctccaccctcgaGGGTGGAGTTTTTCTGCAGCTTTAGTGACAGTGCAGTGTTTATTCAATGTATTACTCTTCAAACATCAGGGTCTGAAGTTCATTTCGTCAGCAGGCTACAGTTACACCACCTACCAGCACTTGTTGGTTGGATATATCCGTCTGCAGACCCCAGGTGAATTAAGACCCTTCAAGCGCTAAAACAATGCATTGGAGTGAACTGACGAAAGATGTAAGTTTGACTTTGAGTGATATTCAAAATTGTCTTCCCTTGCTGTGAGTGGTGTGCGTGTAACAGTCAACTATGACCCGGTCAGTTAATGTTTAGgtcattggattttcttttcagaaaccGGTATTAAAAAAGtggttatttgatttttgtttaaaaacacaaaaacatgaaattgaaattcacggtgtttttctttttcatggtcAAAAAGCgatgataaatatataaatatatatttaaaggtttgattttcattttatactttgaataacaaacaaaaaaatcaatagaaaacaaacgaaaaaaggtgaggtcgaattgtcaaattgtcatgacgtgacccggaagtattccATCAGCAGCCATAATAAGaactgttcggattctctaaattcacaggaaaggagcttcaatgcttcctttcctatctcctttagcat is drawn from Scophthalmus maximus strain ysfricsl-2021 chromosome 8, ASM2237912v1, whole genome shotgun sequence and contains these coding sequences:
- the tk1 gene encoding thymidine kinase, cytosolic codes for the protein MDCVDFPRVLPNSPRKARGQIQVIFGPMFSGKSTELMRRVRRFQIAQYHCLVIKYAKDTRYSDKGMATHDKNTMEAVPANSLGEVRSLALNACVIGIDEGQFFLDTVEFCEEMANLGKTVIVAALDGTFQRKPFGNILNLVPLAESVVKLHAVCMQCYKEAAYTKRIGAEQEVEVIGGADKYQAVCRKCYGGLMADKENSAPLRNETPQQALAGKLVDCGVPRKLFSSLHL